A genomic region of Halanaerobiaceae bacterium ANBcell28 contains the following coding sequences:
- a CDS encoding DUF2089 domain-containing protein: MTNKLLGDCPVCGKNLKIVALHCPSCETEIRGNFTAGKFAKLSNSQLKFVEVFIKSRGNIKEVERELGISYPTVRNKLDEIINELGYNVKSSLDDTTGERRKDVLSMLEKGEIDSQEAIKMLKGI; the protein is encoded by the coding sequence ATGACAAATAAACTCCTTGGAGATTGTCCTGTTTGTGGAAAAAATTTAAAGATAGTAGCCTTACATTGCCCTTCTTGTGAAACAGAAATAAGAGGTAATTTTACAGCAGGTAAGTTTGCAAAATTATCAAATTCACAATTAAAATTTGTAGAAGTTTTTATAAAGTCCCGTGGAAATATTAAAGAGGTTGAGAGGGAGTTAGGCATATCATACCCCACAGTTAGAAACAAATTAGACGAGATTATAAATGAGCTAGGCTATAACGTGAAAAGTAGTCTTGATGATACTACGGGAGAGAGAAGAAAAGATGTCTTATCTATGTTGGAAAAAGGCGAAATAGATTCACAGGAAGCAATTAAAATGCTTAAAGGCATATAA